The following proteins are co-located in the Microcystis wesenbergii NRERC-220 genome:
- a CDS encoding protein kinase domain-containing protein has product MSFCINPHCPKPKSIKESRYCQSCGSDLLLNGKYRVTNLLSAKGGFGNTYEVIDERKIPKVLKVLTYDSSKAIDLFQQEANLLKQLNHPGIPKGENYFIYHPRESQTALHCLVMEKIAGIDLEEYQKQRGFKPIDYHLALDWLTQLANILHEVHKHKFYHRDIKPSNIILKPNGQLVLIDFGAARQVTKTVLAGGKNTGIYTPGYAPPEQSLGHSVPQSDFYALGKTFVFLLTGKEPSDPKIYNINTNEFNWRKYAPKIPSRLADFIDNLMAEKPIDRPKDTKTLLKIITDIKANLHQTKKTKNSSPEKPRIIPIPNPALISLIAAISPSYAGFWLRLKASLIDFFIVLILAALLGGYICFRLQKWSTFQDLNLNFDIPKEIWVYYAAGLSAAGTTIIGFALFIAAIIYNIQAKINFTHEHIAILSALGLGIVIKWLYYVFLEYLFKATIGKMFFDLSVTDSQGRRISFARANRRYLLKFLSTAPLYLGFLLAAWTKKKRTLHDMISGTQIRKKK; this is encoded by the coding sequence ATGAGTTTTTGCATTAATCCTCATTGTCCTAAACCGAAAAGTATCAAGGAGAGTCGTTACTGTCAATCCTGTGGTTCCGACTTGCTTTTAAATGGTAAATATCGAGTCACAAATTTATTGAGTGCCAAAGGTGGATTTGGTAATACCTATGAAGTGATAGATGAACGTAAAATACCCAAAGTATTAAAAGTTCTTACCTACGATTCCAGCAAAGCTATTGATTTATTTCAACAGGAAGCCAATCTTTTAAAACAATTAAATCACCCCGGTATTCCCAAAGGAGAAAACTATTTTATTTATCATCCCCGGGAGAGTCAAACTGCTTTACACTGTTTAGTCATGGAGAAAATTGCTGGTATTGACTTAGAAGAATATCAAAAACAAAGAGGATTTAAACCGATTGATTATCATCTCGCTTTGGATTGGTTAACTCAGTTAGCTAATATTCTCCACGAAGTTCATAAACATAAATTCTATCATCGCGACATCAAACCCTCTAATATTATCTTAAAACCCAATGGTCAATTAGTTTTAATTGATTTTGGGGCAGCGCGACAAGTCACTAAAACCGTCCTAGCAGGAGGTAAAAATACGGGAATTTATACCCCCGGATATGCTCCTCCCGAACAATCTCTCGGTCACTCTGTCCCCCAATCAGACTTTTATGCTTTGGGCAAAACTTTCGTCTTTTTGTTAACCGGTAAAGAACCCAGTGACCCGAAAATTTATAATATTAATACCAATGAATTTAACTGGCGTAAATATGCCCCAAAAATCCCTTCTCGATTAGCAGATTTTATCGATAATTTAATGGCAGAAAAACCTATTGATCGACCTAAAGATACCAAAACTTTGCTAAAAATTATTACTGATATTAAAGCTAATCTCCATCAAACTAAAAAAACTAAAAATTCTTCTCCTGAAAAACCTAGAATTATTCCTATTCCCAATCCTGCACTTATTTCTTTAATCGCTGCAATTTCTCCCAGTTATGCTGGTTTTTGGCTCCGGTTAAAAGCCTCTTTAATTGATTTTTTTATCGTTCTTATTCTCGCCGCTTTATTAGGTGGTTATATCTGTTTTCGCTTACAAAAATGGTCAACTTTTCAAGATTTAAATCTTAATTTTGATATTCCCAAAGAAATCTGGGTTTACTATGCCGCGGGATTAAGTGCAGCTGGAACAACAATTATCGGTTTTGCTTTATTTATAGCGGCAATTATCTATAATATTCAAGCCAAAATCAACTTTACTCACGAGCATATTGCCATTCTTAGCGCCCTCGGTTTAGGAATAGTTATTAAATGGTTATATTACGTTTTCTTAGAATATCTTTTTAAAGCCACTATTGGTAAAATGTTTTTTGATTTATCCGTCACCGATAGCCAAGGCCGACGCATATCTTTTGCGAGAGCCAATCGCCGCTACTTACTAAAATTTCTCTCCACTGCTCCCTTATATTTGGGCTTTTTACTGGCAGCCTGGACAAAGAAAAAACGCACCCTTCATGACATGATTTCCGGTACACAAATCCGCAAAAAAAAGTAA
- a CDS encoding shikimate 5-dehydrogenase: MTQTSETVTYSLESVLTRIESKIDTLQRDVNQKIDNLQRDMDHKFDSLQKDVNQKFDTLQKDVNDLKVEVTEIKGDIKTLDQKVEAMDKRLEKVEDSYAILVKDIADLKGFKSLIIPMVVAFLSAVVTLGLRGFFLGNKP; this comes from the coding sequence ATGACACAAACTAGCGAAACCGTTACCTATTCTCTCGAATCTGTCCTGACAAGGATCGAGAGTAAAATCGACACCCTCCAAAGAGATGTTAATCAGAAAATCGACAATCTCCAAAGAGATATGGATCACAAATTTGACAGTCTCCAAAAAGATGTTAATCAAAAATTTGACACTCTCCAAAAAGATGTTAATGATTTAAAGGTGGAAGTCACAGAAATCAAAGGAGATATTAAAACTCTTGATCAGAAAGTCGAAGCGATGGATAAACGACTGGAAAAAGTCGAGGATAGTTATGCAATCCTAGTTAAAGATATTGCTGACTTGAAAGGGTTTAAATCTCTGATTATCCCCATGGTTGTGGCTTTTTTAAGTGCCGTGGTCACTTTGGGATTGCGCGGCTTTTTTCTTGGCAATAAACCTTAA
- a CDS encoding cofactor assembly of complex C subunit B, which yields MAPADPDRILRLLPLFAGIVGGTVLMFNRFATADLTPSQARSDVMGVILSGVLILVGLIWQRVQPRLPDAVELIGREGLEFATDLPEPVKIELAWASHLLLTNTATKSLIVYYQGQVLLRRGILSQNSEVKVSNIIKRVLETGKAVYLVNLNLYPAKIEFDYLPENTQGLICQPIGKEGVLILAANAPRSYTKQDEIWIEGIADKLANTFSQF from the coding sequence ATGGCACCAGCTGATCCCGATCGTATTTTAAGACTGTTACCCCTGTTCGCCGGCATCGTCGGGGGTACGGTATTAATGTTTAATCGTTTTGCCACTGCCGATTTAACCCCATCGCAAGCGCGTTCCGATGTGATGGGAGTGATTTTGAGTGGGGTTTTAATTTTGGTGGGTTTAATCTGGCAAAGAGTTCAACCCCGCTTACCGGATGCTGTGGAATTAATCGGGCGCGAAGGCCTGGAATTTGCCACAGATTTGCCAGAACCGGTTAAAATTGAGCTTGCCTGGGCTTCCCATTTACTTTTAACTAACACCGCCACAAAATCTCTGATCGTTTATTATCAGGGACAGGTTTTATTACGTCGCGGTATCTTAAGCCAGAATTCTGAAGTTAAAGTTAGTAATATTATCAAAAGAGTTTTAGAAACCGGTAAAGCAGTTTATTTAGTTAATTTAAATTTATATCCCGCTAAAATCGAGTTTGACTATTTGCCAGAAAACACCCAAGGCTTAATCTGTCAACCCATCGGTAAGGAAGGGGTGTTAATTTTGGCGGCAAATGCGCCGCGCAGTTATACTAAACAAGATGAAATTTGGATCGAGGGAATTGCTGATAAATTAGCCAACACTTTCAGTCAGTTTTAG
- a CDS encoding DUF4351 domain-containing protein yields the protein MTNNIDHDRLFKELISTFFVEFIDLFFPQVMDYLDRDSITFLDKEVFTDVTEGEKHESDLVAQVKFRGKESFFLIHLEAQQSSRQWFNRRMFTYFARFHEKFVLPIYPIVIFSYSKPKREAISQYVVDFPDFKVLEFNYQVVQLNRLNWRDFLNQQNPVASALMAKMNIAEKERAKVKAECLRLLITLRLDAARMQLISGFIDTYLNLNPVEERQFQEEISTFSQPVQEGVMQITTSWMRQGIEQGIEQGIEQGIERGIEQGIERGIEQGIEREKTFIIRQLKRKLGEINPALETKIMQLSIDDVEALGEALFDFSTVEDLINWLNTLTA from the coding sequence ATGACTAATAATATTGACCATGATCGCTTATTTAAGGAGTTAATATCAACCTTTTTTGTCGAATTTATCGATTTATTTTTTCCTCAAGTAATGGATTATTTAGATAGGGACTCGATTACTTTTTTAGACAAAGAAGTATTTACCGATGTCACGGAAGGAGAAAAGCATGAAAGCGATTTAGTCGCACAGGTTAAGTTTCGAGGAAAAGAATCTTTCTTTCTGATTCATCTGGAGGCGCAGCAAAGTTCCCGCCAGTGGTTTAACCGGCGAATGTTTACTTATTTTGCTCGCTTTCATGAGAAATTTGTCTTACCGATTTATCCCATTGTAATTTTTTCTTATTCAAAGCCAAAAAGAGAAGCGATTAGTCAATATGTGGTCGATTTTCCCGATTTTAAAGTCTTAGAATTTAACTATCAGGTAGTGCAGTTAAATCGATTAAATTGGCGAGATTTTCTCAATCAGCAGAATCCAGTTGCTTCGGCTTTGATGGCTAAGATGAACATTGCCGAGAAAGAGCGAGCTAAGGTTAAAGCGGAATGTCTGCGCTTGTTAATCACTTTAAGGTTAGATGCGGCGAGAATGCAATTGATTTCTGGATTTATTGATACTTATCTCAATCTAAATCCGGTGGAAGAGAGACAATTTCAAGAAGAGATTAGCACATTTAGTCAACCCGTACAGGAGGGAGTTATGCAAATTACCACCAGTTGGATGCGTCAAGGTATTGAACAAGGTATTGAACAAGGTATCGAACAAGGTATTGAACGGGGTATCGAACAAGGTATTGAACGGGGTATTGAACAAGGTATCGAACGCGAAAAGACGTTTATTATTCGCCAACTTAAACGCAAGTTAGGGGAGATTAATCCTGCATTAGAAACTAAAATCATGCAGTTAAGTATTGATGATGTCGAAGCATTAGGAGAAGCTTTATTCGACTTCTCTACGGTTGAAGATTTAATCAATTGGTTAAATACTTTAACTGCCTAG
- the rpaB gene encoding response regulator transcription factor RpaB, which yields MENQKEKILVVDDEASIRRILETRLSMIGYEVVTAADGEEALETFRTAEPDLVVLDVMMPKLDGYGVCQELRKESDIPIIMLTALGDVADRITGLELGADDYVVKPFSPKELEARIRSVLRRVEKNGAPGIPSSGVIHIGSIKIDTNKRQVYKGDERIRLTGMEFSLLELLVSRSGEAFSRSEILQEVWGYTPERHVDTRVVDVHISRLRAKLEDDPSNPELILTARGTGYLFQRILEPDEE from the coding sequence TTGGAGAACCAGAAGGAAAAAATTCTCGTTGTTGATGATGAAGCCAGCATCCGTCGTATCTTAGAGACTCGTTTGTCGATGATTGGTTATGAAGTCGTCACCGCCGCCGACGGCGAGGAAGCTTTAGAAACCTTCCGCACCGCCGAACCCGATTTAGTGGTTTTGGATGTGATGATGCCGAAATTAGACGGTTACGGTGTCTGTCAGGAACTCCGCAAAGAATCGGATATTCCTATCATTATGTTAACCGCTTTGGGGGATGTGGCTGATCGAATTACTGGGCTAGAATTGGGGGCGGATGACTATGTAGTTAAACCTTTTTCTCCCAAAGAACTCGAGGCGCGGATTCGTTCGGTGTTGCGTCGGGTAGAGAAAAATGGCGCTCCAGGGATTCCTAGTTCCGGTGTGATTCATATCGGTTCAATTAAAATCGATACCAATAAACGCCAAGTTTATAAGGGAGATGAACGCATCCGTCTGACCGGTATGGAATTTAGTTTACTAGAATTATTGGTCAGTCGCTCGGGAGAAGCTTTTTCCCGCTCGGAAATCCTTCAGGAAGTTTGGGGTTATACCCCCGAACGTCATGTGGATACGCGGGTGGTAGATGTACATATTTCCCGTTTACGAGCCAAATTAGAGGATGATCCCAGCAATCCTGAGTTAATTCTCACCGCTAGAGGTACAGGCTATCTTTTTCAACGTATTCTAGAACCAGACGAGGAATAG
- the petL gene encoding cytochrome b6-f complex subunit PetL, whose protein sequence is MSVLAVAALAGYLIVFTGIALGLFFGLRAAKII, encoded by the coding sequence ATGTCTGTGTTAGCTGTTGCTGCTTTGGCGGGTTATCTGATCGTTTTTACCGGAATTGCCCTCGGTCTCTTTTTCGGTCTGCGCGCCGCTAAAATTATCTAG
- the radA gene encoding DNA repair protein RadA, whose product MAKSRTIYICSACGAESPQWLGKCPSCDTYGTLEEQVVAGGNNPAVNRPGWQNSRPNNGKGERNPQPRISVRFSEITQYEQERFPSGYGEFDRVLGGGIVPGSLVLIGGDPGIGKSTLLLQVTNQLAQRLPRILYVSAEESGQQIKLRAARLGVGVVAVESENNGNGKEKKASESTAELDNHLYVLPETDLEEILRELESLRPQVAVIDSIQTLYFGALTSAPGSVAQVRECTSALMQVAKRENITLLIVGHVTKEGAIAGPRVLEHLVDTVLYFEGDRYASHRLLRSVKNRFGATHEIGIFEMVDHGLVEVENPSELFLGNRDEFSPGTATVVACEGTRPIVVELQALVSPTSYASPRRSTTGIEYNRLQQILAVLEKRVGIPLSKLDAYVASAGGLGVEEPAADLGVAIAVVASFRDRVVDPRTVLIGEVGLGGQVRLVSQMELRLKEAAKLGFKRAIVPRGQVYPEDVGLEIVPVGKVIEAIVAAIPPQQRFGEDIEDEEGEGQE is encoded by the coding sequence ATGGCGAAATCGCGAACAATATATATCTGTAGTGCTTGTGGGGCGGAATCTCCCCAATGGTTAGGAAAATGCCCCAGTTGTGACACCTACGGGACGCTAGAAGAACAAGTGGTGGCTGGTGGCAATAATCCGGCGGTAAATCGCCCAGGATGGCAAAATAGTCGCCCAAATAACGGCAAAGGGGAACGCAACCCCCAACCGCGCATCTCGGTGCGCTTCTCGGAAATTACCCAGTATGAACAGGAACGTTTTCCCTCTGGTTACGGGGAATTCGATCGCGTTCTCGGTGGCGGCATCGTCCCGGGTTCTCTTGTACTAATCGGCGGCGATCCGGGCATCGGCAAATCGACGCTTTTACTGCAAGTTACCAACCAACTCGCCCAAAGATTACCGCGCATCCTCTACGTTTCCGCCGAAGAATCGGGACAACAGATTAAACTGCGGGCTGCCCGTTTGGGGGTGGGAGTGGTTGCCGTGGAGTCGGAAAATAATGGCAATGGCAAGGAGAAAAAAGCCTCCGAATCAACCGCAGAACTCGATAATCATCTCTATGTTCTGCCAGAGACCGATTTAGAGGAAATTTTGCGAGAATTAGAATCTTTACGCCCACAGGTGGCGGTAATTGACAGTATTCAAACTCTTTATTTTGGGGCCTTAACTTCCGCACCGGGATCTGTCGCCCAAGTTCGCGAATGTACCTCCGCCTTGATGCAGGTGGCAAAACGGGAGAATATTACTTTATTAATTGTCGGTCATGTGACTAAAGAAGGGGCGATCGCTGGTCCGCGAGTTTTGGAACATTTGGTCGATACGGTGTTATATTTTGAAGGCGATCGCTATGCCTCCCATCGTCTCTTAAGATCCGTGAAAAACCGTTTTGGGGCAACCCATGAGATCGGTATTTTCGAGATGGTGGACCACGGTTTGGTGGAAGTGGAAAACCCCTCAGAATTATTTTTAGGCAATCGCGACGAATTTTCCCCGGGTACGGCGACGGTGGTAGCCTGTGAAGGTACACGCCCGATTGTGGTGGAGTTACAGGCATTAGTTAGCCCCACCAGCTACGCTTCCCCCCGAAGATCGACCACGGGCATAGAATACAACCGATTACAGCAAATTCTCGCCGTTTTAGAAAAGCGCGTCGGCATTCCTTTATCGAAATTAGATGCCTATGTTGCCTCCGCAGGAGGGTTGGGAGTGGAAGAACCGGCGGCGGATCTGGGAGTTGCGATCGCTGTTGTCGCCAGTTTTCGCGATCGAGTCGTCGATCCGCGCACAGTCTTAATCGGGGAAGTGGGATTAGGCGGACAAGTGCGCTTAGTGTCGCAAATGGAACTAAGATTAAAAGAAGCGGCTAAATTGGGCTTTAAACGGGCAATTGTCCCTAGAGGTCAAGTTTATCCCGAAGATGTGGGCTTAGAAATTGTTCCAGTCGGCAAGGTAATCGAGGCAATTGTCGCCGCAATCCCCCCCCAGCAGCGCTTTGGGGAAGATATAGAAGACGAGGAAGGGGAAGGGCAAGAATAA
- a CDS encoding DUF29 domain-containing protein has translation MTVIPDLKTLYEIDDSLWLEETIELLKAKKFDALDLENLIEELEDLGNEKKFRVASFLQQIIRHCLLLQFWTSERKYNQAHWQAEIVSFQYQLKRYLTTNLRKYLEQEFEQIYFESVRYVRQKTDNKVNFPDICPYSLEELLDPNWLPPYE, from the coding sequence ATGACTGTTATTCCCGACTTAAAAACTCTCTACGAAATTGATGATTCTCTCTGGTTAGAAGAAACCATTGAACTGCTCAAGGCGAAAAAATTTGACGCTTTAGATTTAGAAAACTTGATCGAGGAGTTAGAAGACTTGGGAAACGAGAAAAAGTTTCGTGTTGCTAGTTTTTTACAGCAAATTATTAGACATTGTTTATTATTACAATTTTGGACAAGTGAAAGAAAATATAATCAAGCTCATTGGCAAGCAGAGATAGTCAGTTTTCAATATCAGTTAAAGCGCTATTTAACTACAAATCTTCGTAAATATCTAGAACAGGAATTTGAGCAAATTTACTTTGAGTCCGTGCGATATGTTCGTCAAAAAACTGATAATAAAGTCAACTTTCCTGATATTTGTCCCTACAGTTTAGAAGAACTTCTCGATCCTAATTGGCTACCACCTTACGAATAA
- a CDS encoding MFS transporter codes for MQLFDSETSDANSSDSSTPVFNSSDSSPRQSDTETMNRLPKRAPKSNPSKGFAPVLKNPRFLILWAGGIFSQLADKFYLVLMISLIATHYQKADQSISGWVSAIMIANTIPAVLVGSVAGVYVDRWLKKQVLVISNLLRGAFVLLIPLLLWLVREQTLAVPLGWLPDGLRNWHYRLQGEFNLPFGFFLLLVITFVVSTLTQFFAPAEQSTLPLVVKRRHLLPANSLNTLTTMAVLIIGFAIGEPLLAFADSIFGTRAGQFDIGKVMIVGAFYIIAGLILIILRTNEKYVIPTAEQPHVWEDIRDGIRYLNKNHKVRNALIQLVILFCIFAALSVLAVSMAEKLPGLKASQFGFLLASCGAGMAVSAITLGYWGQKFSHTQLSLWGSLGMAAALIGLSLATKSLILAFAMTALLGIFAALVGVPMQTTLQADTPPEMRGKVFGLENNAVNIALSLPLAVAGIAETQFGLRPVLLALAVMAVIGGGFTWYVSRNLFKD; via the coding sequence ATGCAACTGTTTGACTCAGAAACTAGCGACGCTAATTCTAGCGACTCTTCCACACCTGTTTTTAATTCTTCCGATTCCTCACCGAGGCAATCCGACACAGAAACCATGAACCGCTTGCCTAAACGTGCGCCCAAATCCAATCCTAGTAAGGGTTTTGCCCCAGTGCTAAAAAACCCGCGCTTTCTCATTCTCTGGGCGGGGGGAATTTTTTCCCAATTAGCGGATAAATTCTATTTAGTCCTGATGATATCCCTAATTGCCACCCATTACCAAAAAGCCGATCAGTCGATTAGTGGCTGGGTATCGGCGATAATGATTGCTAATACAATTCCGGCGGTGTTAGTGGGTTCGGTGGCGGGTGTATATGTTGATAGATGGTTAAAAAAACAAGTTTTAGTTATTTCTAACCTTTTACGCGGGGCTTTTGTCCTCCTCATTCCCCTATTATTGTGGTTAGTGCGCGAGCAAACTTTAGCGGTTCCCCTCGGTTGGTTGCCTGACGGTTTAAGAAATTGGCATTACCGGTTACAGGGAGAATTTAACTTACCCTTCGGTTTTTTCCTGTTGTTAGTCATTACTTTTGTTGTCTCCACCTTAACCCAATTTTTTGCCCCCGCCGAACAATCTACCCTGCCATTAGTGGTAAAACGTCGTCATCTTCTACCCGCTAATTCCCTCAACACTTTAACCACCATGGCAGTATTAATTATCGGTTTTGCCATCGGTGAACCCCTATTAGCTTTTGCTGATAGCATTTTCGGCACTAGAGCCGGACAATTTGATATTGGCAAAGTGATGATTGTCGGTGCTTTTTATATAATTGCCGGTTTAATTCTAATTATCCTGCGAACTAACGAAAAATATGTTATTCCTACCGCAGAACAGCCCCATGTTTGGGAAGATATCCGCGACGGCATTCGTTACCTCAACAAAAATCATAAAGTTCGTAACGCTCTGATTCAATTAGTCATCTTATTCTGTATTTTTGCTGCCCTATCAGTATTAGCTGTCAGTATGGCTGAAAAACTACCCGGGTTAAAAGCTTCTCAATTCGGCTTTTTATTAGCCTCCTGTGGTGCAGGAATGGCAGTTAGTGCCATTACTTTGGGTTATTGGGGCCAAAAATTCTCCCACACCCAATTAAGTCTCTGGGGTTCCCTGGGTATGGCGGCAGCTTTAATCGGTTTATCCCTAGCCACAAAGAGTTTAATTTTAGCCTTCGCTATGACCGCTTTATTAGGGATTTTTGCCGCTTTAGTCGGGGTTCCCATGCAAACTACCCTACAGGCAGATACACCCCCCGAAATGCGCGGTAAAGTCTTTGGTTTAGAAAATAATGCCGTTAATATTGCCCTCTCTTTACCCTTAGCTGTCGCGGGTATCGCTGAAACTCAATTCGGACTCCGACCGGTATTATTAGCTTTAGCAGTTATGGCAGTTATCGGCGGTGGTTTTACTTGGTATGTTTCTCGCAATTTATTTAAAGATTAG
- a CDS encoding DUF29 domain-containing protein, whose product MTVILDLKTLYEIDDSLWLEETIELLKAKNFEALDLENLIEELEDLGNEKKFRVASFLQQIIRHCLLLQFWTSEREYNQAHWRSEIINFKDELNTYLTTNLRNYLEHNLATIYEKALRYLRQKTDNKVNFPDTCPYSLEELLAPNWLPPYK is encoded by the coding sequence ATGACTGTTATTCTAGACTTAAAAACTCTCTACGAAATTGATGATTCTCTCTGGTTAGAAGAAACTATCGAACTGCTCAAGGCTAAAAATTTTGAAGCGCTAGACTTAGAAAACTTGATCGAGGAGTTAGAAGACTTGGGAAACGAGAAAAAGTTTCGTGTTGCTAGTTTTTTACAGCAAATTATTAGACATTGTTTATTATTACAATTTTGGACAAGTGAAAGAGAATATAATCAGGCTCATTGGCGTTCAGAAATTATCAATTTTAAAGATGAACTTAATACTTATTTGACGACTAATTTAAGAAATTATCTAGAACATAATTTGGCAACTATTTATGAAAAAGCCCTTCGCTATCTTCGTCAAAAAACCGATAATAAAGTCAACTTTCCTGATACTTGTCCCTACAGTTTAGAAGAACTGCTCGCTCCTAATTGGCTACCACCTTACAAATAA
- the recO gene encoding DNA repair protein RecO: MMSRTYQATGINLQGMAFGEADRILTILTAEYGLIRAIAPGARKYKSSLRGRSELFVVNNLLIVAGKSLDKVVQAETIESYPKLSQNLAKLTVSQYLCELVLAIALSEQPQRELYELICSHLARIEVLDENEYILPYLCQAIFHFLIIAGLVPQVHNCLLTGKALIGENCLGFSFEAGGIIDLAALTETINPPKIDSKLTLQELQLLQCLGKTDFPPPENPASELAWINLDRLLRRYTQYHLGKTFRSSALVEGLSPLEF, from the coding sequence ATGATGTCTCGTACCTATCAAGCTACTGGAATCAATCTGCAAGGAATGGCCTTCGGAGAAGCCGATCGCATCTTAACTATTTTGACCGCCGAATATGGTTTAATTAGAGCCATTGCCCCTGGTGCGCGCAAGTATAAATCTTCCCTCCGGGGTAGAAGTGAACTATTTGTGGTCAATAATCTGTTAATAGTCGCAGGAAAATCCCTAGATAAGGTCGTTCAAGCCGAAACTATCGAATCTTATCCCAAATTAAGTCAAAATCTCGCCAAACTCACCGTTAGCCAATACCTCTGCGAACTGGTTTTGGCGATCGCCCTGAGCGAACAACCCCAGAGGGAATTATACGAATTAATCTGCAGCCATCTGGCCAGAATTGAAGTCCTCGACGAAAATGAATACATACTTCCCTACCTTTGTCAAGCAATTTTTCATTTCTTAATAATTGCTGGCTTAGTACCGCAAGTTCATAACTGCCTGTTGACGGGAAAAGCTTTAATTGGGGAAAATTGCCTAGGATTTAGTTTTGAGGCAGGGGGAATAATAGATCTAGCTGCCCTGACAGAAACAATCAACCCGCCCAAAATCGATAGTAAACTGACGTTGCAAGAACTGCAATTACTGCAATGCTTAGGAAAAACCGATTTTCCCCCACCAGAAAACCCTGCCTCAGAACTAGCTTGGATTAACCTCGATCGCCTGCTGCGCCGCTATACTCAATATCATCTGGGAAAAACTTTTCGCTCCTCGGCATTAGTTGAGGGTTTATCTCCCTTAGAATTTTAA
- a CDS encoding lipolpp family protein, translating to MTQTGETVTYSLESVLTRIEGKIDNFQRDVNQKFDTLQRDVDQKIDSFHRDVDQKIDSFQRDVNQKFETFQKDVDQKFDTLQKDVDQKFDTLQKDVDQKFDTLQKDVNDLKVEPTEIKGEIKTLTEKVAGIDKRLEKVEDSYAILVKDIADLKGFKSLIIPMVVAFLSAVVTLGLHGFFLGNKP from the coding sequence ATGACTCAAACTGGTGAAACCGTTACCTATTCGCTGGAATCCGTCCTGACAAGGATCGAGGGTAAAATCGACAATTTTCAAAGGGATGTTAATCAAAAATTTGATACTCTCCAGAGGGATGTAGATCAGAAAATCGACTCTTTCCACAGAGATGTGGATCAGAAAATAGATTCCTTCCAGAGAGATGTTAATCAAAAATTTGAAACCTTCCAAAAAGATGTGGATCAAAAATTTGACACTCTCCAAAAAGATGTGGATCAAAAATTTGATACTCTCCAAAAAGATGTGGATCAAAAATTTGACACTCTCCAAAAAGATGTTAATGATTTAAAAGTGGAACCCACAGAAATAAAGGGAGAGATTAAAACTCTGACTGAAAAAGTCGCAGGTATCGATAAACGACTGGAAAAAGTCGAGGATAGTTATGCAATCCTAGTTAAAGATATTGCTGACTTAAAAGGGTTTAAATCCCTGATTATCCCGATGGTTGTGGCTTTTTTAAGTGCTGTGGTCACTTTAGGATTGCACGGCTTTTTTCTTGGCAACAAACCTTAA
- the trhO gene encoding oxygen-dependent tRNA uridine(34) hydroxylase TrhO, which yields MSYLVATFYQFVALSDYRQKQPEIQKYCQERGIKGTILLAAEGINATIAGNRQAIAEVISWLKTDTRLANLEVKESVCDYLPFQRLKIRLKQEIVTFGQPKANPLEKTGIHLKTEQWNQLLKEPDVVVIDTRNNYEVAIGTFAGALNPEIQHFRQFPEYIQENFDSINNKKIALFCTGGIRCEKAAAFLLNQGFSQVYQLEGGILKYLEEVSPDQSLWQGECFVFDQRVALTANLEVGHYEMCPACGHPIDEKDQQSPNYRAGISCPYCS from the coding sequence ATGTCTTATCTAGTCGCCACTTTTTACCAGTTTGTGGCTTTGTCAGATTATCGTCAAAAACAGCCAGAAATACAAAAATACTGCCAAGAAAGAGGAATTAAAGGAACTATTCTTCTGGCAGCCGAGGGGATTAATGCAACGATCGCAGGAAACCGTCAAGCGATCGCGGAGGTGATTAGTTGGTTAAAAACCGATACTCGTTTAGCTAATCTAGAGGTGAAAGAGTCTGTTTGTGATTATTTGCCCTTTCAACGCTTAAAAATTCGCTTAAAACAGGAAATTGTCACTTTTGGTCAACCCAAGGCTAATCCTCTCGAAAAAACAGGAATTCATCTCAAAACTGAACAGTGGAACCAATTACTGAAAGAGCCGGACGTGGTAGTTATCGATACTCGTAATAATTATGAAGTGGCGATCGGTACTTTTGCGGGAGCGCTTAACCCGGAAATCCAGCATTTTCGCCAATTTCCCGAGTATATTCAGGAAAATTTTGATAGTATTAACAATAAGAAAATAGCTCTTTTTTGTACGGGGGGAATTCGCTGTGAAAAGGCGGCAGCTTTTTTATTAAATCAAGGCTTTTCTCAAGTTTATCAGCTAGAGGGAGGTATTTTGAAATACTTAGAAGAAGTTAGTCCCGATCAGAGTCTTTGGCAAGGAGAATGTTTTGTTTTCGATCAAAGAGTGGCCCTAACAGCTAATTTAGAGGTAGGACATTATGAAATGTGTCCCGCTTGCGGTCATCCCATCGATGAAAAAGATCAACAATCCCCAAATTACCGAGCGGGAATATCTTGTCCCTATTGTAGTTAA